The following proteins come from a genomic window of Leptospira dzoumogneensis:
- a CDS encoding YnfA family protein, whose protein sequence is MEYFKSIMIFIFAGLCEIGGGYLVWLWYKESKSVVYLIAGGLILALYGVVAALQSSSFGRVYATYGGFFIVMSLLWAWKMDGFQPDRYDIIGSLIALFGVAVIYYTPR, encoded by the coding sequence ATGGAATATTTTAAATCTATAATGATCTTTATATTTGCAGGTCTTTGCGAAATAGGCGGCGGATATCTTGTATGGCTTTGGTATAAAGAATCCAAATCGGTAGTCTACCTTATAGCAGGAGGATTGATCTTGGCTTTGTATGGAGTAGTCGCCGCTTTACAGTCTTCTTCTTTCGGAAGAGTTTACGCAACTTACGGCGGATTTTTTATCGTGATGTCATTGTTATGGGCTTGGAAGATGGATGGGTTCCAACCGGACAGATACGATATTATAGGATCATTGATCGCTTTATTCGGAGTAGCGGTGATCTATTATACTCCTAGATAA